Genomic window (Candidatus Manganitrophaceae bacterium):
GATGCGCCGGAAGGATTTCAGCAGAACGCCGCCTATGAGCTCTTTCAGGGACTCCGCTTCTCTTTTCCGCAGGCGCATATCATCCCCCGCGCGGCGGCCATTGATAAGGTCATTGCCGCGGATCGGCTTCAAGAGTACAAAGCGTTCGTGAAGGCCTATCCCGAGAAACGGCGAATGACGCTCGACGAGGCAAAGTACTGGGGAGAGATTGAAGGGGTCCGGTATCTCTTTATCGGAGCGGTCGACCTGGCCGACAAGCATACCGAGGCCCGGATGGTTCAGGGGAGGGAGAGCGCCGTCGCCGGAAAGATCTCCGTCTTCGCTTCGGGCCCCAGCATGATCCCGGAAGAGGTTCGAAAGAGTGTCGCCCTGCGGGGCGAGATCTGGGACAGTCAGTGTGGCCAGGCGGTCTGGATTGGGAAGGGCGAGGCCGCAGTGGTGGAAGAGGCCGGAAAAGAGTTGGTGCGGGTGGAGGATGTTTTCATCTCGGCGGCACGGAGCTTGACGAACGCTCTGGCCCGGACCGTCGCCGAGAAACCGGTCTCCGTTGCGAAAGGATGTCAGTCGTAGCAATTTTGGATTTTGGAATGCGGACTGCGGAGTGAACCAAATGAGATTTTGTGTTTATCCCAAAATCTGCATTCCGCAATCCGCATTTTTAACTTTTGAGGAGGCATTATGAGTTTATTGGTGGTCGGGTCGGTGGCGTTTGATTCGGTGAAAACCCCTTTCGGCGAAGCAAAGGAGGTGCTCGGGGGATCGGCCACCTATTTTTCGACGGCGGCGAGCTACTTCACCGACGTGAAGCTGGTGGCGGTGGTCGGGGAGGATTTTCCCGAAGCGCACCTTGAATTTTTGAAAAAGAAAGGGATCGATTATCAAGGGCTGGAGCGGCGCTCCGGGCGGACGTTCCGCTGGCGCGGGGAGTATGGTTTTCAGCTCAATGAGGCGAAGACGCTCGAGACGCAATTAAATGTCTTCGAATCGTTCCGGCCGACCCTCCCGGCGTCTTATAAAGATGCCGATTTCGTCTTCCTCGCCAACATCGATCCCGGATTGCAGCTCGATGTGCTCAAGCAGGTGAAGCAGCCAAAATTGGTTGCATGTGATACAATGAATTTCTGGATTGAGGGAAAGCGGGATGCGCTGATTAAAACCCTCGGTGAGGTCGACATCTTCATCATCAACGACGGCGAGGCGCGCGAGCTGGCCCGTGAGTTCAACCTGGTGAAGGTCGCCAAGAAGATCCTCTCATTCGGCCCCAAGACCCTCATCATTAAGCGAGGGGAATACGGGGCGCTGATGTTCAATGGCCAGACCACTTTTGCCGCCCCCGCGTTTCCGCTCGAAAATGTTTTTGACCCGACCGGAGCGGGCGATTCGTTTGCGGGAGGGTTTATGGGCTATCTCTCGCAGAACGGGACGGTGAACGAGGCGACGATCCGACAGGCGGTCATTTACGGAAGTGTCATGGCCTCCTTTAACGTCGAGGCGTTCAGTCTCGACCGGATGCGTGACTTGACCCGCGAGGAGATCAATGCACGGTATCAAGAGTTTAAGTCGTTGACCTCTTTCGAAAGCATCTGAAACAAGGCGGCGTTGCATCGGGCGCCGTATCTATCTCCATCCATGAAGGAGGAGCCGAATGCGTTGGAAGAACGCACTGATCTTGATTCTTATCCCGCTGTGTGCCGCCTGCGGAATGAAAGAGGCGCAAGTTAAAAAGGAGAAGGAGGCCTCGGCCCATTATAAGTTGGGGGTCTCGTATCTGAACGACACTCTCCTCCAGAAGGCCTTTATCGAATTCCAAAAGGCGGTCGAGATCGATTCGGGTCACCGAGATGCACAGTACGCCTTGGGGCATGTTCATTTTCTCCAAGAGGATTATAATGAGGCGATCGCCTCATTCAAGAAAACCCTTTCGATCGATCCGAAGTTTTCGGACGCCCACAACTACCTCGGCAAAACCTATGAGGCCCAGGGGAAGTTGGATCAGGCGGTGAGCGAATATCAAGAAGCGCTCAAAAACCCGCAGTACGATACCCCGGAAAAGCCGAATCTGAATCTCGGAATGGTCTACATCAAACAGGGGAAATACGATCAGGCGATCCGCTCGCTCCAGACCGCGGTCCGACTCACCCCGCCCGGCTCACCGGCGCTCATCGCCGTCTCACAAAATGAATTGGGAAAGGCTTACCTCCAAACCGGGAAGTTTAAAGAGTCCATCGCCTCCTACCAAGAGGCGATCCGCCTGGTGCCGAATTATCTCGATGCCCACCTCAATCTGGCCTCCGCCTACTTGAAGGAGGGCTCCAAAGGGCTTGCCGCAGGCGCGTTCAAGAAAGTGGTGGATCTCTCCCCCAAAAGCCCGCAAGCGAAAGAGGCGCAGAAATTCTTGGATGCGCTTCGCTGACCTGCATCTTCGCCGGTCCGCTGATATAATGGAGGGGTCGGGCGAGCCCTCAGTCCCCTCC
Coding sequences:
- a CDS encoding tetratricopeptide repeat protein, with protein sequence MRWKNALILILIPLCAACGMKEAQVKKEKEASAHYKLGVSYLNDTLLQKAFIEFQKAVEIDSGHRDAQYALGHVHFLQEDYNEAIASFKKTLSIDPKFSDAHNYLGKTYEAQGKLDQAVSEYQEALKNPQYDTPEKPNLNLGMVYIKQGKYDQAIRSLQTAVRLTPPGSPALIAVSQNELGKAYLQTGKFKESIASYQEAIRLVPNYLDAHLNLASAYLKEGSKGLAAGAFKKVVDLSPKSPQAKEAQKFLDALR
- a CDS encoding sugar kinase — translated: MSLLVVGSVAFDSVKTPFGEAKEVLGGSATYFSTAASYFTDVKLVAVVGEDFPEAHLEFLKKKGIDYQGLERRSGRTFRWRGEYGFQLNEAKTLETQLNVFESFRPTLPASYKDADFVFLANIDPGLQLDVLKQVKQPKLVACDTMNFWIEGKRDALIKTLGEVDIFIINDGEARELAREFNLVKVAKKILSFGPKTLIIKRGEYGALMFNGQTTFAAPAFPLENVFDPTGAGDSFAGGFMGYLSQNGTVNEATIRQAVIYGSVMASFNVEAFSLDRMRDLTREEINARYQEFKSLTSFESI